The following proteins come from a genomic window of Candidatus Bipolaricaulis sibiricus:
- a CDS encoding Mutator MutT protein (7,8-dihydro-8-oxoguanine-triphosphatase), which translates to MKVHGIDWRAWVPEREATLLFVIRDGRVLLIHKKRGLGAGKVNGPGGHLQDGESTLAAAVREVEEELGVTPLDVEPCGELRFQFTDGLALLVHVFRASDLRGEPRESDEATPFWVPLDAIPFERMWADDRIWFPWMLRGVPFAGRFTFDGDTLLDFDLRPLSHTAKGAPRSRSGGHYRGPNRA; encoded by the coding sequence ATGAAGGTGCACGGAATCGACTGGCGAGCTTGGGTCCCAGAGCGGGAGGCGACGCTCCTGTTCGTGATCCGCGATGGCCGGGTGCTCCTCATTCACAAGAAGCGCGGCCTGGGAGCTGGCAAGGTCAACGGGCCAGGTGGTCACCTCCAAGACGGAGAATCCACGCTTGCGGCCGCGGTACGCGAGGTAGAGGAGGAGCTGGGGGTTACGCCGCTCGACGTAGAACCGTGCGGCGAGCTCCGCTTCCAGTTCACCGATGGTCTTGCCCTCCTCGTCCACGTGTTCCGCGCATCGGACCTCCGCGGCGAGCCGCGGGAGTCGGACGAGGCGACCCCGTTCTGGGTTCCTCTCGACGCGATCCCGTTCGAGCGGATGTGGGCCGACGACCGGATCTGGTTCCCGTGGATGCTCCGGGGGGTACCCTTCGCCGGCCGGTTCACGTTCGACGGGGACACCCTCCTCGACTTCGATCTCCGGCCGCTCTCTCACACTGCGAAGGGGGCGCCGAGATCCCGTTCGGGGGGACATTATCGCGGCCCCAACAGGGCTTGA